CTCCTCCAGAGACTTCCAGCTCTGCTGGTTGAGGCTGCCTTTTTGTGGAGCCATGTTCGACATGTAGAAGCTCGCAAAAAAAGCGTCGGCGTTGAAGCTCATGTCTTCGGCCGGGGCCAAGTGCCCGCGGTCGTAACCGCTCCGGGTGTAGGTGGCGTGGGTCGCGGCCGCCTCAGGCGCCGCGCTCAGAAGGAGCGGGTCGGGCGTGAAGGGGTTGGCATCGCGATGGATGAAGCGGGCGCGCAGATCCGCCGCCGTGAGCTCGTACTTCGCGTACAGCGCGATTTTTTGCTTTGTCGAGAACGCGATCTGCAAAACGCCGTGATCGAGCGCCAGCGCGCCCGGCGGAAATTGAACGGCGATGTCCTCAGGTTCGAGCGGCGGATCGGGATTTTCGTCCGGCGGCAGGGGGTCGAGCTGCTCCGGGGGCAGGTCGAGCGTCTCGGTGGGGATATTGTCTGGGACGCTGTCTGGGATATTGTCCGAAGGCGCGGGCGTCGTGCTTTCCGGTGTCGGGCTCGGTGTCGTGGTGGGGCCGGGGATGGGCGACGGCGACTCTTCCGGAGTGGGGGCCGGTGGCTTGCGGCGACGTTCCTTTTTCACGCGGGTTTTGGATCGCTCCGCGACTTG
The window above is part of the Pseudobdellovibrionaceae bacterium genome. Proteins encoded here:
- a CDS encoding DNA/RNA non-specific endonuclease, with amino-acid sequence MRARFLSFVATATILVFISGCATTPDPVTPAAPVADSPSAQVAERSKTRVKKERRRKPPAPTPEESPSPIPGPTTTPSPTPESTTPAPSDNIPDSVPDNIPTETLDLPPEQLDPLPPDENPDPPLEPEDIAVQFPPGALALDHGVLQIAFSTKQKIALYAKYELTAADLRARFIHRDANPFTPDPLLLSAAPEAAATHATYTRSGYDRGHLAPAEDMSFNADAFFASFYMSNMAPQKGSLNQQSWKSLEERARDWACGEERVTIITGPLLGAKPKLLKSRVPIPEAFYKVIVDHTPPRKIAAFIYEQNTPSGTLPLRQQVSPRQVEKRAGFALFRKASARITPLSQWKSARCPEMKTQVSAKKLARERKAAPRLGHGEE